One window of the Cryptomeria japonica chromosome 7, Sugi_1.0, whole genome shotgun sequence genome contains the following:
- the LOC131857155 gene encoding uncharacterized protein LOC131857155 → MTETRNLGPGNMIKVYDNHSWKAGRVVKVLPRRLFVVKLMESLLQRKYHISVIRAQLFLHSERWLHNDQVGRDHFLKMGFWLKKKSHMENRFVESNAKTNAGYNEHEHDDNKLGTKYLKRKAGNEVPCGYQADILKTEDASQERSAVKRFRYEEALPVQENIECSVASSSSSNEVDYVLHSDKKNSKHELEISAYRSTMRAFYASGCLSWERETLLTNLRHELCISDDEHSSELSRLC, encoded by the exons ATGACAGAAACAAGAAACTTGGGTCCAGGGAATATGATTAAAGTATATGATAATCATTCATGGAAGGCGGGTAGAGTTGTCAAAGTTTTACCTCGAAGATTATTTGTTGTAAAATTAATGGAATCATTACTACAGAGGAAATATCATATATCTGTTATCCGTGCTCAGCTGTTTTTGCACAGTGAAAGATGGCTGCATAATGACCAG GTTGGTAGAGACCATTTCTTGAAAATGGGATTTTGGCTCAAGAAGAAGTCACATATGGAAAATCGATTTGTGGAATCTAATGCAAAAACAAACGCTGGATACAATGAACATGAACATGATGACAACAAACTTGGAACAAAGTATCTAAAAAGAAAGGCAGGCAATGAAGTCCCATGCGGCTATCAAGCAGATATTTTGAAGACAGAAGATGCTTCTCAGGAAAGGAGCGCAGTTAAGAGGTTTAGGTATGAAGAAGCTTTGCCTGTGCAAGAAAACATTGAGTGTTCTGTAGCTAGTAGTAGCAGTAGCAATGAGGTAGATTATGTGTTACATTCTGATAAGAAGAATTCAAAGCACGAATTAGAAATTAGTGCATACCGCTCCACAATGAGAGCTTTTTATGCTTCTGGGTGTTTAAGTTGGGAACGAGAAACCTTGCTGACAAATCTTCGTCATGAATTGTGCATTTCTGATGATGAGCATTCATCTGAGTTGTCACGTTTGTGCTAA
- the LOC131052893 gene encoding uncharacterized protein LOC131052893: MNNMKFKEGCMVEVCRSGGGIFQSWFRARIISCDAHYYKVEYDNLLDDNGKRVMEDVRADAVRPEPPHMTEIRKLAPGHIIEVYDNHAWKAGRILRVLPGRLFVVKLMESLLERKYHLSVIRAQLFWHHNDEAGRDNFLKRGCWLKKKSDFENEFQEYNGKTNAGYNEDEHDDNKLGTKHLKRKGSEVPCGYQADILKIEDASEERSADKKFRVAQTALPVQENIQCSVASSSSSNELDYVLHSDMKNSKHELEISAYRYTMRAFYASGCLTWGRETLLTNLRHELHISDDEHSSELSWLCSRKAM; this comes from the exons atgaacaacatgaaattcaaGGAAGGATGCATGGTTGAGGTTTGCCGTTCAGGTGGGGGTATATTTCAGTCTTGGTTCCGGGCTAGGATCATTTCATGTGATGCACACTATTACAAAGTGGAGTATGACAATCTTCTAGATGACAATGGAAAACGTGTAATGGAAGATGTGCGAGCCGATGCAGTTCGGCCAGAACCTCCGCACATGACAGAAATAAGAAAATTGGCTCCGGGgcatattattgaagtatatgatAATCATGCATGGAAGGCAGGCAGAATTCTCAGAGTTTTACCTGGAAGATTATTTGTTGTAAAATTAATGGAATCATTACTAGAGAGGAAATATCATCTATCTGTTATCCGTGCTCAGCTGTTTTGGCACCATAATGATGAG GCTGGTAGAGACAATTTCTTGAAAAGGGGATGTTGGCTCAAGAAAAAGTCGGATTTTGAAAATGaatttcaggaatataatggaaaAACAAATGCTGGATACAATGAAGATGAACATGATGACAACAAACTTGGAACAAAGCATCTAAAAAGAAAAGGCAGTGAAGTCCCATGCGGCTATCAGGCAGATATTTTGAAGATTGAAGATGCCTCTGAGGAAAGGAGTGCAGATAAGAAGTTTAGGGTAGCACAAACAGCTTTGCCTGTGCAAGAAAACATTCAGTGCAGTGTAGCTAGTAGTAGCAGTAGCAATGAGTTAGATTATGTGTTACATTCTGATATGAAGAATTCAAAACACGAATTAGAAATTAGTGCATACCGTTACACAATGAGAGCTTTTTATGCTTCTGGGTGTTTAACTTGGGGGCGAGAAACCTTGCTGACAAATCTTCGTCATGAGTTGCACATTTCTGATGATGAGCATTCATCTGAGTTGTCATGGTTGTGCTCAAGAAAAGCTATGTAA